One Synechococcus sp. JA-2-3B'a(2-13) genomic window carries:
- the cutA gene encoding divalent-cation tolerance protein CutA, protein MDDKTTPDTLAVVMTTVGSEAEAHRLAHTLVAERYVACAQVLPGITSYYRWQGSLQTDAEFLILLKLPATAYPRLEQRLRELHPYAEPEILALAATQVSTTYLAWARDQVG, encoded by the coding sequence ATGGACGATAAGACCACACCCGATACCCTCGCGGTTGTCATGACCACGGTGGGATCCGAAGCCGAGGCCCATCGCTTGGCCCATACCCTGGTGGCCGAACGTTATGTGGCCTGTGCCCAGGTCTTGCCCGGGATCACGTCCTACTATCGTTGGCAGGGATCCCTGCAGACCGATGCCGAGTTCCTCATCCTGCTCAAATTGCCCGCAACTGCCTACCCCCGCCTGGAACAACGGCTGCGAGAGCTGCACCCCTACGCTGAGCCCGAGATCCTGGCTCTGGCAGCCACTCAAGTGAGCACAACCTATTTGGCTTGGGCCCGAGACCAGGTAGGGTGA
- the coaD gene encoding pantetheine-phosphate adenylyltransferase produces the protein MIALYPGSFDPITLGHLDVIERASRLFSKVIVAVLKNPNKTPLFSPEQRQAQISLSTAHLKNVEVDTFSGLTVAYARQRGAKVIVRGLRVLSDFDVELQMAHTNKLLAPELETLFLATASEHSFVSSSLVKEVAKLGGPIDHLVPAPVIRDLRERFPLA, from the coding sequence ATGATCGCCCTCTACCCCGGCAGCTTTGACCCCATTACCCTTGGACATCTCGATGTTATCGAGCGGGCCAGTCGTCTCTTTTCTAAGGTGATTGTCGCCGTCTTGAAAAACCCCAACAAAACCCCTCTGTTCAGCCCCGAGCAGCGGCAGGCCCAGATTAGCCTGTCTACAGCCCATCTCAAAAATGTTGAAGTTGATACGTTTTCAGGTCTGACGGTGGCCTACGCCCGTCAACGGGGGGCAAAGGTGATCGTGCGCGGCTTGCGAGTTTTGTCGGACTTCGATGTGGAGCTGCAAATGGCCCACACCAACAAGCTGCTGGCTCCCGAACTGGAAACCTTGTTCCTTGCCACCGCCAGCGAGCACAGTTTTGTCAGCAGCAGCCTGGTGAAGGAAGTCGCCAAGCTGGGCGGCCCCATCGATCATCTGGTGCCCGCTCCGGTGATTCGAGATTTGCGGGAGCGCTTTCCCTTGGCCTGA
- the hpxZ gene encoding oxalurate catabolism protein HpxZ, translated as MSVVNRPEVVAELTELYHQYEAALTSNDVPTLTRLFWDGPQVVRFGVGENLYGGEEIKAFRQQRPPTNLAREMLRLQVVTFGEDCGSVTLEFRRPVNGIPRLGRQSQMWYRFPDIGWKIVSAHVSFLPEDQGEMLRKSWGSTSPT; from the coding sequence ATGAGTGTGGTGAATCGCCCCGAGGTGGTGGCAGAGCTAACCGAACTCTACCATCAGTACGAAGCTGCCCTGACGAGCAATGATGTGCCCACCCTAACCCGCCTGTTTTGGGATGGCCCCCAGGTGGTGCGCTTTGGGGTGGGGGAAAATCTCTACGGGGGAGAGGAGATCAAGGCTTTTCGCCAACAGCGCCCTCCCACGAATTTGGCCCGCGAGATGCTGCGTTTGCAGGTGGTCACCTTTGGGGAAGATTGCGGCTCGGTCACCCTAGAGTTTCGCCGTCCGGTGAACGGGATCCCTCGCTTGGGCCGCCAAAGCCAGATGTGGTACAGGTTCCCCGATATCGGCTGGAAGATTGTCTCTGCCCACGTGTCGTTTTTGCCGGAAGATCAGGGGGAAATGCTGCGCAAAAGCTGGGGATCCACCTCGCCCACGTAG
- the galE gene encoding UDP-glucose 4-epimerase GalE → MRLLVTGGAGYIGSHTCKALAASGHLPITYDNLVYGHPWAVRWGPLEIGDLADRQRLDQVIQHYRPEGVIHFAAYAYVGESVKDPGKYYRNNVAGSLSLLEAMRDHGIPYIVFSSTCATYGVPERIPIPESHPQRPINPYGQSKLMVEQILQDFQVAHGIRSISLRYFNAAGADPDGEIGEAHDPETHLIPLVLEVAGGQRLHITVFGDDYDTPDGTCIRDYIHVTDLAQAHVLAIEALASGRPIQPAYNLGNGRGFSVKEVIATAAAVTGKRIPVQMGARRPGDPPRLVGDAGAIFRDLNWKPLYTDLAEIIQTAWRWHQKRPYFGKSRPPLS, encoded by the coding sequence ATGCGTCTCCTGGTTACCGGCGGGGCGGGCTACATCGGCAGCCACACCTGCAAAGCTCTGGCGGCCTCTGGCCATCTGCCCATCACTTACGACAACTTGGTTTACGGGCACCCCTGGGCAGTTCGCTGGGGGCCGTTGGAGATTGGGGATCTCGCCGACCGCCAGCGGCTTGATCAAGTCATCCAACACTATCGCCCGGAAGGGGTGATCCACTTTGCTGCCTATGCCTATGTGGGCGAGTCGGTCAAGGATCCCGGCAAATACTACCGCAACAATGTGGCCGGATCCCTGAGTTTGTTGGAGGCCATGCGGGATCACGGGATCCCTTACATAGTGTTCTCCAGCACCTGTGCCACTTATGGGGTGCCAGAGCGGATTCCTATTCCCGAAAGTCATCCGCAACGTCCCATCAACCCCTACGGCCAGAGCAAGCTGATGGTGGAGCAGATCTTGCAAGATTTCCAGGTTGCCCACGGGATCCGATCCATTAGCCTGCGCTACTTCAATGCCGCCGGAGCCGATCCCGATGGCGAAATTGGGGAGGCCCACGACCCGGAAACCCACCTGATCCCCTTGGTGTTGGAGGTCGCCGGCGGCCAACGTCTTCACATCACGGTTTTTGGAGATGACTACGATACCCCCGATGGCACCTGTATCCGAGACTACATCCATGTCACCGACCTGGCGCAAGCCCACGTGTTGGCAATAGAAGCGCTGGCCTCTGGCCGGCCCATACAACCAGCCTACAACCTGGGCAATGGCCGAGGCTTTTCCGTCAAAGAGGTCATTGCCACCGCAGCAGCCGTGACCGGAAAGCGGATCCCGGTGCAAATGGGAGCACGTCGACCTGGGGATCCCCCGCGCTTGGTGGGCGATGCCGGTGCCATCTTTCGGGATCTCAACTGGAAACCTCTCTACACCGACCTGGCCGAGATCATTCAAACTGCCTGGCGCTGGCACCAGAAGCGACCCTATTTCGGCAAATCTAGGCCCCCGTTGAGCTAG
- a CDS encoding pentapeptide repeat-containing protein: MTQTIAQCALQGASELLSRYQRGERHFPQSCLEYAFLRGADLRGANLEGSDLHGANLRYANLRGSNLAKADLRCADLRYADLEGACLEGANLRGSLYNHSTCFPVGFDPVTAGMQPFEF, from the coding sequence ATGACTCAAACCATTGCCCAGTGTGCTCTACAAGGGGCCTCAGAGTTGCTCAGCCGCTACCAGCGGGGAGAGCGCCATTTTCCCCAGTCCTGCTTGGAGTATGCCTTCTTGAGGGGGGCCGATCTGCGAGGGGCCAATCTCGAGGGATCCGATTTGCATGGGGCTAACCTGCGCTACGCCAACCTGCGGGGCAGCAATCTGGCGAAGGCTGATCTGCGCTGTGCCGACCTGCGCTATGCCGACCTTGAGGGAGCCTGCTTGGAAGGGGCCAATTTGAGGGGATCCCTCTACAATCACAGCACCTGCTTCCCGGTGGGGTTTGATCCGGTGACGGCAGGGATGCAGCCCTTTGAATTTTGA
- a CDS encoding translocation/assembly module TamB domain-containing protein: protein MQQQRFNLSPITLAGVGLGLTAAAFGAAWGTGIYLQDHVLPQVEATLSQAMRRRVELGEVRFLAPWQVSLGESRVEHLASIGSIDLSPDFWTWLQTGQWVLNVTLNQPQLLLMETLDRGWADVQFQLPEGEGSLPLHGLNIRLRQGSLTAIPLVGERRQFDRLQGQVQVWLTHNAPPGEEDLFGGRASFQATARLLPREGEGGYPLQLRGVADFAQASGSVTLSAARLPLDLLPSVVPAAPFAEVQGETGLDLQVLWRRDQPLELTGQAQVQQARLDLERLPHPFEEVKGSVRFTLQGLELEGVSGRFGQLSFAELKGPVVWEQGQGFGLQAEVAPARLQQIQETFAFGLPVAVEGVVGGSVAVTGALDQPQIRGQLRGLSPGQVDRLPVSEYAFGFRFADQTLALEAIDLKTAGGRIQGSGQLQWAAGLAGQFDLQVSGADVEQVLALYGLNLPRRGALPWVGPVSAQVQVALTGSQPRAEATWATQGGEIAGRGQLQLLPEADGWVVEVPQAVLAVEGGQAQVAGRWAGGQVQAQVSPQNVPLAFFNPQWTGSLSGELTAQLDRAAAAEVGFLGALRAQGSLALLQPLGARGRQWVEGIRGQVTWEGSGLHIQEAEVLAGGTRLARVEGQIPLDPQTLQVGSLDLSFTTDGIALAEVPGLPPLVKGVLQGSGQIRGPLDTLQVTGKAQLRGLQVGDVAFEDLAGPFQGSVQGTEVDLRGKRDRLALQLDPQFQPLQFQVQRGEAEIRGQRRQEELQVAVNQLPLALLGGVAAGPWASLQGTLEGEVAVDLASGAAQGRAAVADLQLGGIEVRGFSVDFDYQTAGDSGSPRLTIAQAQLDLFESTYTASGTLELPADPLQGGLESTPEVSVPQINLEISTRQGRLEDIVSAFKWRQWQDITTRGFRRPPLGPASALKTDPVGLPNHPLLEQLEYYAQILAVHLETLASRMDPLFASAVRSTFPPPTSLRGEFQASVSLVGSLNRPSVSFYLEGQNWQAEEFGIESLTARGSLAGDAVVLEPLRLRSGERQALFVGKLGLEEQSGSLQIQGLPLALLDRFLPEELELQGDLNLDVELAGNLRDPHARGSLTVVNAQINQVPLREVGGQFDYQRGQLRLDGALLANGDEPIRLFGLVPYTLPFAEVRAESDQIDLTLQAKHGGLRLINLFTDQVRWEGGQSQLELAIRGTLREPSLQGNLSVNSGILKLAALPEPITDLTGQIAFNLNQLQVQELRGQLGGGSLLAEGFLPVNSRGALQMDETSPPLTLQLQGIQLNLPNLYTGHLDGEVAVRGLLLQPLLEGRLEVSQGIVDVSPRRAEPEAATAAAGSTSPDPFWQPRLNGLELVLGPGIRVQRPNLFEFNAAGTLRLFGTPQDLRPAGTIALERGRVNLPLANFRLDRSRSNTATFDLDNPFDPFLNLRLMTQAIEVYRFPQELSPFDTNRNLPGSQQSIEIFATVNGRASQLAEADPRNGVLALSSSPSRSPEEIVALLGGTALARLNPEAGVAGLAGTALLNDVLDTLRDTLGLDEVRISPVPQVDTRAANRSSIGLALEVARDLGPATSISVQRNLTDPFQPTRYSARYRLNKQTLTRASTDLEGNNVISIEFETRF, encoded by the coding sequence ATGCAGCAGCAACGATTCAACCTTTCCCCCATCACTCTAGCTGGGGTGGGTTTGGGCTTGACGGCTGCCGCCTTTGGTGCCGCCTGGGGAACAGGGATCTACCTTCAAGATCACGTGCTGCCGCAGGTGGAAGCAACCCTCTCGCAAGCGATGCGCCGGCGCGTGGAATTGGGGGAGGTGAGGTTTCTGGCCCCCTGGCAGGTGAGCTTGGGAGAAAGCCGCGTTGAACATCTGGCCAGTATCGGCTCCATCGACCTCAGCCCTGATTTCTGGACTTGGCTGCAGACGGGTCAGTGGGTGCTGAATGTTACCCTAAACCAGCCGCAACTGCTGCTGATGGAAACGCTGGATCGCGGCTGGGCGGATGTGCAGTTTCAACTGCCCGAAGGGGAGGGATCCCTGCCCTTGCATGGGCTGAACATCCGTTTGCGCCAGGGATCCCTGACGGCCATCCCTTTGGTGGGGGAGCGACGCCAGTTTGATCGGCTGCAGGGCCAGGTGCAGGTGTGGCTGACTCACAATGCCCCGCCAGGAGAGGAGGATCTTTTCGGGGGGCGGGCCAGTTTCCAGGCGACGGCACGGTTGCTCCCTCGGGAGGGGGAGGGGGGGTACCCCCTGCAGCTCAGGGGGGTGGCGGATTTTGCCCAGGCTTCCGGTTCGGTGACGCTTTCTGCAGCTCGTCTGCCTTTGGATCTCTTGCCCAGTGTGGTGCCGGCGGCCCCTTTTGCGGAGGTGCAGGGGGAAACTGGCTTGGATCTCCAGGTGCTCTGGCGGCGGGATCAACCGCTGGAGTTGACGGGGCAGGCCCAGGTTCAACAGGCTCGGCTGGATCTGGAGAGGTTGCCCCATCCTTTTGAAGAGGTGAAGGGCTCCGTTCGCTTTACCTTGCAGGGGTTGGAGCTGGAGGGGGTGAGCGGTCGCTTTGGTCAGCTTTCCTTTGCCGAGCTAAAAGGCCCGGTGGTCTGGGAGCAAGGACAGGGGTTTGGTTTGCAGGCGGAAGTAGCGCCGGCCCGCCTGCAGCAGATCCAAGAGACGTTTGCCTTTGGCCTGCCGGTGGCGGTGGAGGGGGTGGTAGGGGGATCCGTAGCGGTCACCGGAGCCTTGGATCAGCCGCAGATCCGGGGACAGTTGCGGGGGCTTTCGCCGGGGCAGGTGGATCGCCTGCCGGTGTCGGAGTATGCCTTTGGCTTCCGCTTTGCGGATCAAACCTTGGCCTTGGAAGCAATTGACCTCAAGACTGCAGGGGGTCGCATCCAAGGCTCCGGCCAGCTGCAATGGGCTGCCGGCTTGGCAGGCCAGTTCGATCTTCAAGTCAGCGGAGCCGACGTGGAGCAGGTGCTGGCCCTTTACGGCCTCAACCTGCCCCGCCGGGGCGCTCTTCCTTGGGTGGGGCCGGTTTCCGCTCAAGTGCAGGTGGCGCTGACGGGATCCCAACCGCGGGCGGAGGCCACCTGGGCAACCCAAGGGGGAGAGATCGCCGGAAGAGGGCAGCTCCAGCTCTTGCCAGAGGCTGACGGTTGGGTGGTGGAGGTGCCTCAGGCAGTCTTGGCTGTAGAAGGAGGGCAGGCGCAGGTGGCGGGGCGGTGGGCAGGAGGGCAAGTGCAAGCCCAGGTGAGCCCCCAGAATGTGCCGCTGGCTTTCTTTAACCCCCAATGGACGGGATCCCTCTCTGGCGAGCTGACGGCGCAGCTGGACAGGGCGGCGGCAGCAGAAGTGGGCTTCCTGGGGGCGTTGCGGGCGCAAGGGTCGCTGGCTTTGTTGCAGCCTTTGGGAGCGAGGGGACGGCAGTGGGTTGAGGGCATCCGCGGCCAGGTGACTTGGGAGGGATCCGGACTGCATATCCAGGAGGCGGAGGTGTTGGCAGGTGGCACTCGCCTGGCCAGGGTCGAAGGGCAGATCCCCTTGGATCCCCAGACGCTGCAGGTGGGATCCCTGGATCTGAGCTTTACCACCGATGGGATTGCGCTGGCAGAAGTACCCGGCCTGCCGCCGCTGGTGAAAGGAGTGCTGCAGGGATCCGGCCAGATCCGCGGACCTCTGGACACCTTGCAGGTGACTGGCAAGGCGCAGTTGCGGGGCTTGCAGGTGGGAGATGTGGCCTTTGAAGACTTGGCCGGGCCCTTTCAGGGGTCTGTTCAGGGGACGGAAGTGGATCTGCGGGGGAAGCGGGATCGACTGGCGCTGCAGTTGGATCCCCAGTTTCAGCCTTTGCAGTTTCAGGTGCAGCGGGGCGAGGCGGAAATTCGCGGCCAACGCCGGCAAGAGGAGCTCCAGGTGGCAGTGAACCAGTTGCCTCTGGCTTTGCTGGGGGGGGTGGCTGCCGGGCCGTGGGCCAGTCTGCAGGGAACCCTCGAGGGGGAGGTGGCAGTTGACCTGGCAAGCGGCGCCGCCCAAGGACGGGCTGCGGTGGCGGATCTGCAGTTGGGAGGGATCGAAGTACGGGGCTTTTCGGTGGATTTCGACTACCAGACTGCGGGCGACTCCGGCTCTCCCCGGCTGACCATTGCTCAAGCCCAACTGGATTTGTTTGAGAGCACCTACACCGCTAGCGGCACCCTGGAGCTGCCGGCGGATCCCCTCCAGGGCGGTTTGGAGTCTACTCCAGAGGTTTCCGTTCCTCAAATTAACCTAGAGATCAGCACCCGCCAGGGCCGCCTGGAAGACATCGTCTCTGCCTTTAAGTGGCGGCAGTGGCAAGACATCACCACTCGCGGCTTCCGGCGGCCCCCCTTGGGCCCTGCCTCGGCGTTAAAGACCGACCCGGTTGGTTTGCCCAACCATCCTCTCCTGGAGCAGCTGGAGTACTATGCCCAGATCTTGGCCGTCCACCTGGAGACCTTGGCCAGCCGCATGGATCCGCTGTTCGCGTCAGCGGTGCGGAGCACTTTCCCGCCGCCCACAAGTCTGCGAGGGGAATTCCAAGCCAGCGTTAGCCTGGTCGGCAGCCTCAACCGGCCTAGCGTCAGCTTTTACCTTGAGGGCCAGAATTGGCAGGCAGAGGAGTTTGGCATCGAAAGCCTTACTGCCAGGGGCAGCCTGGCTGGAGATGCAGTGGTGTTGGAGCCGCTGCGGTTGCGCAGTGGCGAACGTCAAGCCCTTTTTGTGGGCAAGCTGGGCCTAGAGGAACAGTCGGGATCCTTGCAAATCCAAGGATTGCCTCTGGCTTTGCTGGACCGCTTCCTGCCAGAGGAGCTGGAGCTGCAGGGGGATCTCAACCTGGACGTGGAGCTGGCCGGCAACCTGCGGGATCCCCATGCCCGCGGATCCCTGACAGTGGTCAACGCCCAGATCAACCAGGTGCCGCTGCGGGAGGTGGGAGGACAATTTGACTACCAGCGGGGGCAGCTGCGCCTGGACGGTGCCCTGCTGGCCAATGGTGACGAACCCATTCGCCTCTTTGGCCTAGTGCCCTACACCCTGCCCTTTGCCGAGGTGCGGGCCGAATCCGACCAGATCGACCTCACCCTGCAAGCCAAGCATGGCGGTCTGCGCCTGATCAACCTCTTCACCGACCAGGTGCGCTGGGAAGGCGGCCAAAGCCAACTGGAGCTGGCCATCCGCGGCACCTTGCGAGAGCCCAGCCTGCAGGGGAACTTGAGCGTCAACTCGGGGATCCTCAAGCTGGCAGCCCTGCCGGAGCCCATTACCGACCTCACAGGCCAGATCGCCTTTAACCTCAATCAGCTGCAAGTCCAGGAGCTGCGGGGACAGTTGGGGGGTGGATCCCTTTTGGCTGAAGGCTTTTTGCCCGTCAACTCTCGCGGTGCCCTGCAGATGGACGAAACCTCGCCACCCTTAACTCTGCAACTCCAAGGGATCCAGCTCAACCTGCCCAACCTCTACACTGGCCATCTGGACGGCGAGGTGGCTGTCAGAGGGCTGCTTCTGCAACCTTTGCTCGAGGGGCGGCTGGAGGTTTCTCAAGGGATCGTGGATGTCAGCCCCCGCCGGGCAGAACCTGAGGCCGCAACAGCTGCCGCCGGCTCGACTTCGCCGGATCCCTTCTGGCAGCCGCGGCTCAACGGACTGGAGCTGGTCTTGGGGCCAGGGATCCGCGTGCAGCGTCCCAATCTGTTTGAATTCAATGCTGCCGGCACCTTGCGCCTGTTTGGCACTCCCCAGGATCTGCGCCCAGCGGGCACCATTGCCCTAGAGCGAGGCCGCGTCAACCTGCCCCTTGCCAACTTTCGCCTGGATCGCTCCCGCTCCAATACCGCCACTTTTGACCTAGACAACCCCTTCGATCCCTTCCTGAACCTGCGCTTGATGACCCAGGCCATCGAGGTCTATCGCTTTCCCCAAGAGCTCTCCCCCTTTGACACCAACCGCAACCTGCCGGGATCCCAGCAGAGCATCGAGATTTTCGCCACGGTCAACGGGCGGGCCAGCCAGCTGGCTGAGGCGGATCCCCGCAACGGGGTTCTGGCCCTTTCCAGCAGCCCCAGCCGCTCCCCCGAAGAGATCGTCGCCCTCCTGGGAGGCACAGCTCTGGCCCGCCTCAACCCCGAAGCGGGAGTGGCCGGCCTGGCCGGAACTGCCTTGCTCAACGATGTGCTGGACACGCTGCGGGACACCCTGGGCCTAGACGAGGTGCGCATTAGCCCCGTCCCCCAGGTCGATACCCGCGCTGCCAACCGCTCCTCGATAGGGCTAGCGCTGGAGGTGGCCCGCGATCTGGGGCCAGCCACTTCCATCTCGGTGCAGCGCAACCTAACGGATCCCTTTCAGCCCACCCGCTACAGCGCCCGCTACCGCCTCAACAAGCAAACCCTCACCCGCGCCAGCACCGACCTCGAGGGCAACAATGTCATTTCCATCGAGTTTGAGACCCGCTTCTAA
- the bchB gene encoding ferredoxin:protochlorophyllide reductase (ATP-dependent) subunit B, whose product MKLAYWMYAGPAHIGTLRVASSFKNVHSIMHAPLGDDYFNVMRSMLERERDFTPVTTSVVDRQVLARGSDEKVIRNIVRKDGEEQPDLIVVTPTCTSSILQEDLHHFVRQAQLASRCDVVLADVNHYRVNELQAADRTLQQIVEFYITKARKSGELDGLPQKTERPSCNILGISSLGFHNAHDLRELKALLRDLDIDLNLVIPQGASVHDLKHLGRAWFNVVPYRELGPMTARYLQQEFGMPYIEITPMGVVETARFIRQIQQILNEQGIPVDYEAYIQEQTLHISQAAWFSRSIDCQNLTGKKAVVFGDSTHAAAITKILAREMGIHVVWAGSYCTYDGEWFQAEVGEYCDQILMTEDHTRVADAIAQAEPAAIFGTQMERHVGKRLRIPCGVISAPIHVQDFPIGYRPFLGYEGANQIVDLIYNSFTLGMEDHLLEIFGGHDTKEVIHKSLSADSDLIWTREAQAELDKVPGFVRGKVKRNTEKFARERGLTEISVEVMYAAKEAFGA is encoded by the coding sequence ATGAAATTGGCCTATTGGATGTACGCTGGCCCTGCCCATATCGGCACGCTGCGGGTGGCCAGCTCCTTCAAAAACGTTCACAGCATCATGCACGCTCCTCTGGGAGACGACTATTTCAACGTGATGCGTTCCATGTTGGAGCGAGAGCGGGATTTTACTCCGGTAACCACCAGCGTCGTTGACCGGCAGGTGTTGGCGCGGGGATCCGACGAAAAGGTGATTCGCAACATCGTCCGCAAAGACGGCGAGGAGCAGCCGGATCTGATCGTCGTCACCCCCACCTGCACCTCTAGCATTTTGCAGGAAGATCTGCATCACTTTGTCCGGCAGGCCCAGTTGGCCAGTCGCTGCGATGTGGTGCTGGCAGATGTCAACCACTACCGGGTTAACGAATTGCAGGCAGCGGATCGCACCCTGCAGCAGATTGTGGAGTTCTATATCACCAAAGCTCGCAAAAGCGGTGAGTTAGACGGCCTGCCCCAAAAGACGGAGCGGCCTTCCTGTAACATCCTTGGCATTTCCAGCCTAGGGTTTCACAATGCCCATGATCTGCGGGAGCTGAAGGCGCTGCTGCGAGATCTGGATATCGATCTCAATCTGGTGATCCCCCAGGGAGCCAGCGTCCACGATCTCAAACACCTGGGGCGGGCTTGGTTTAATGTGGTGCCCTACCGGGAGCTGGGGCCGATGACAGCTCGCTATCTGCAGCAGGAATTCGGCATGCCTTACATTGAGATCACCCCGATGGGGGTGGTGGAAACGGCTCGCTTCATCCGCCAGATCCAGCAGATCCTAAACGAGCAAGGGATCCCTGTCGATTATGAAGCCTACATCCAGGAGCAAACGCTGCACATTTCCCAAGCGGCCTGGTTTTCCCGCTCCATCGACTGCCAAAACCTAACCGGCAAAAAAGCGGTGGTCTTCGGGGATTCCACCCACGCGGCGGCCATCACCAAAATCCTGGCCCGCGAGATGGGGATCCACGTGGTGTGGGCGGGCAGCTATTGCACCTACGATGGAGAGTGGTTCCAGGCAGAGGTGGGGGAATATTGCGATCAGATCTTGATGACGGAGGATCACACCCGCGTGGCGGACGCCATTGCCCAGGCGGAACCTGCCGCGATTTTCGGCACCCAGATGGAGCGGCATGTGGGCAAACGGCTGCGGATCCCTTGTGGGGTCATCTCGGCCCCCATCCACGTGCAGGATTTCCCTATCGGCTACCGGCCCTTTTTGGGCTACGAGGGCGCCAACCAAATTGTGGACTTGATCTACAACTCCTTTACCCTGGGCATGGAAGATCACCTGTTGGAGATCTTCGGTGGCCACGACACCAAGGAGGTGATTCACAAGAGCCTGAGCGCCGATTCCGACCTCATCTGGACGCGGGAAGCCCAGGCGGAGCTGGACAAGGTGCCCGGCTTTGTGCGCGGCAAGGTTAAACGCAACACCGAAAAATTTGCCCGCGAACGAGGCTTGACCGAGATCAGTGTGGAGGTCATGTACGCCGCCAAAGAAGCTTTTGGAGCTTGA
- a CDS encoding Mo-dependent nitrogenase C-terminal domain-containing protein produces MTSVLFKSTGRLRDWLQAPLRPIQSAMDNFSIRDPRLAHFLCQWIPARCPFERDVVLFGHKVMHIPPMCKLNPLYDQVAGLRFRALSFLAERGEDISRYL; encoded by the coding sequence ATGACTTCTGTGCTTTTCAAGTCCACGGGTCGCCTGCGCGACTGGTTGCAGGCTCCGTTGCGTCCCATTCAATCGGCTATGGATAACTTTAGCATCCGCGATCCACGCTTGGCCCATTTCCTTTGCCAGTGGATCCCGGCCCGCTGCCCCTTTGAGCGAGATGTGGTGCTGTTTGGCCATAAGGTGATGCACATTCCGCCCATGTGTAAGCTCAACCCCCTCTACGACCAGGTGGCAGGGCTGCGCTTCCGGGCCTTGTCGTTTTTGGCGGAGCGAGGAGAAGACATTAGCCGTTACCTGTAA
- a CDS encoding ATP-dependent 6-phosphofructokinase, whose amino-acid sequence MPKRKRIGILTSGGDCGGLNAVIRAVVRRARDYDMEVYGIKDATAGLMARPVEAELLDVKRVSGILRYGGTILGTVNKGNPFAYPMPDGSLVDRSAEVITGYHRLGLDALIGVGGDGSLAILRQLALQGDWNFVGIPKTIDNDVGATEYSVGFNTALSVAVEALDQLTYTAISHSRVMVMEVMGRDAGHIAISAGIAGGAHVILIPEIPYKLENVCKRIRDRKERGNNFSIVVVAEAVRTESGEPVTYTNSLGQSLYGGIGHYISNEIALRTGIETRVMVLGHLQRGGTPSPLDRLLGAAFGVAAVDLIAQGKYDRMVAWQNRRVVDVPLAEAISQYRRVEVDGALIATAIGLNTYVGEVDPQLLRSISP is encoded by the coding sequence ATGCCCAAACGTAAGCGAATCGGGATCCTCACCAGCGGCGGCGATTGTGGCGGCCTCAACGCCGTGATTCGAGCGGTGGTGCGGCGGGCCCGCGACTACGACATGGAAGTTTATGGCATCAAAGATGCGACGGCAGGGCTCATGGCTCGACCGGTGGAGGCGGAGCTGCTGGATGTGAAGCGGGTTTCCGGCATTTTGCGCTACGGCGGCACCATCTTGGGTACCGTGAACAAAGGCAACCCCTTCGCCTACCCTATGCCCGATGGCAGCTTGGTGGATCGCTCGGCAGAGGTGATCACCGGCTACCACCGGCTTGGGTTGGATGCGCTGATCGGGGTGGGGGGGGATGGCAGCTTGGCCATTCTCCGGCAACTGGCCCTGCAGGGGGATTGGAACTTTGTCGGGATCCCCAAGACCATCGACAACGATGTCGGTGCCACCGAGTATTCGGTGGGGTTCAACACAGCTCTGAGCGTGGCTGTGGAAGCTCTAGATCAGCTCACCTACACGGCCATCAGCCACAGCCGAGTCATGGTCATGGAAGTCATGGGGCGGGATGCCGGTCACATTGCCATCAGCGCCGGCATTGCCGGGGGGGCGCATGTGATTTTGATCCCGGAAATTCCCTACAAGCTGGAGAATGTCTGCAAAAGAATCCGCGACCGCAAAGAGCGGGGCAATAACTTCAGCATCGTGGTGGTGGCGGAGGCAGTTCGCACCGAGTCGGGGGAGCCGGTGACCTACACCAACAGCCTGGGGCAGTCTCTCTACGGCGGCATCGGCCATTACATCAGCAATGAGATCGCCCTGCGCACCGGCATCGAAACCCGGGTTATGGTTTTGGGCCACCTGCAGCGGGGAGGTACGCCTTCTCCTCTGGATCGCCTGCTGGGAGCAGCCTTTGGGGTGGCTGCTGTGGACTTGATCGCCCAAGGCAAATACGACCGCATGGTGGCCTGGCAAAATCGGCGGGTGGTGGATGTGCCCCTGGCAGAGGCCATCTCCCAGTATCGGCGGGTGGAGGTGGACGGGGCTTTGATCGCCACGGCCATTGGGCTGAATACCTACGTGGGCGAGGTGGATCCCCAGCTTTTGCGCAGCATTTCCCCCTGA